The Apis mellifera strain DH4 linkage group LG8, Amel_HAv3.1, whole genome shotgun sequence genome contains a region encoding:
- the LOC102655072 gene encoding microtubule-associated protein futsch-like isoform X3, producing MNLALHGFLLQVILSILNLQHGSLLCSAGEPGYLDFDNLPETNFSCQGKVIGGYYADVEVGCQMFHVCTIGQKDLVSDEIMDIKFLCLNGTVFDQETRVCERVDEVDCSKSERFYNLNLELYGNNAVTLSLHENSEDDVDQSDPTDEHHQRTTSARPTTTTTSTTTSKPSKSSSTTPASNSFPHPTGYPQHYQPQPPFPQVHTSQSKSLYDDKNGGYHHQYIFHNNNGERKNNQQATSYQLFSNQGISSTTVQPGQPVHHQIRYGSTSSPQIIRSNEPSTVTPLFHHSTSSTIQTLLNSNGNGVINPIFHNHGITASTTEQFVHSNNPRETSHYREQISGEQSVRPLEAIQSTSKGKISKLTISPVPTSESSSRTGQTKSQTSQQQQRISGNFLPTPATDETTIRSFYPTPRTSSKPPQTSQPVNEQVTQHIHVLPPIPIPQLKPHQITINLPPPDLQRIVQNPSSLLPSQSRVIVTAKASVSDESGRPLNTTQLVTLPLPTIPASYDDYKEGDESFDPFYRDVPKIRNGRRAVVDEGKSGWRVKRSKNSMVSYGEEEGSEKNRGVASSSNVENESDGRDFRSIKESLMRFRDILFGDEFTEEAIRNAFEGSRLQGIDKSIVNGEKDSELEDLETKASKNFKAREYEDDTEEEEQEDERSKSDEQFDIPDLRSDTQDEEGEEYVDVDEEGKDESDSKEDEEEGQEISNEKINDESEKDEVRKPERVIDVVVLDPEEYSKSKDEHVSTTEEATIKMERESTQDSKNSKDQRDVVEDKIQKESEEGEKRREKSKELKPIAGRKSSRIRSRGKVSSRKKENNESVKSIDDNLPEQNVETSTTRVNPEIEQIDENIFEEPESQTSKEVDTRAVNKHGGYLKSLQTGKEQDSGKENRKGEVNEYETSEKQSKALETSHEEESKKILKDEENVNFDEGQVGGKKETKFEDEEMERKPETLKKNSSIERESVEDESTTVLNGEDFEEDSYEMKNSQEEKSAKLEDSSEEDFSLLKSKDKNAKIESEEGEEKEYSTTARKEEINSQEDSTEQRDSTEAFYESTYEMDEDNDYKDSENSEDTTISSLERAISEETPKEEILEKRILSDQEESTEGVLKFTDELPKDRREDGILESKKSSEIVDNTAHDYVDDNYEPDNYKERESSNSNSLSDEKSNKEMLADGKVEDTDEKIEEDILETTTESEKTEGTENPEDFNTEKTDLLQTTTSTTTTTTTTTTTTTTTVRPTPPKLFKPISARKNYNYIPPTTTPNPVIIKPRISLLNPKPAKPPKSYNELAPKPVIRKLTLLTRKPTTMMAITTAMEENLMETTEISTVQSTIIANMSENGNEENVLEDKLKLVNEMERGDNISAKSKDDQDSSPSEQKSPTNVKKEENEEESFTPYPISRLSTTLASTTENLMEIESASTESLEKSNKSFILVDVEIVSTTTLSTTFADYPDESSSPTMNPTTTQDETSIASSTKFIDVQNMTEVSVIASTPRTMTSSESSSTTERHVEEMESTTIRPLSRKSTSLKRRDGFNCLEKEMYRFYGDNRDCRLFHYCSPGFTSRQVLDFRFVCEEDTIFDEESQSCRHNVKNKKCLKRQW from the exons TTATATTGTCGATTCTCAACCTCCAGCATGGCTCCTTGTTATGCAGCGCGGGGGAACCTGGC TATTTGGACTTCGACAATTTGCCAGAGACGAATTTCTCGTGCCAGGGGAAAGTGATCGGTGGATATTACGCCGATGTTGAAGTCGGATGTCAAATGTTCCACGTTTGCACCATCGGTCAAAAAG ACTTGGTTTCAGACGAGATTATGGACATAAAGTTCCTCTGTCTGAATGGGACCGTGTTCGATCAGGAAACCAGGGTTTGCGAGAGGGTCGACGAGGTCGATTGCAGCAAGAGCGAGCGATTCTACAACCTGAATTTGGAACTCTATGGAAACAACGCGGTCACTCTCAG TTTGCACGAAAACAGCGAGGACGACGTCGATCAATCGGATCCAACGGACGAGCATCATCAACGTACCACGTCGGCTCGACCCACCACAACGACGACCAGCACGACGACGTCGAAACCGAGCAAATCGTCCAGCACCACGCCAGCATCCAACTCCTTCCCCCACCCCACCGGCTATCCCCAACACTATCAACCTCAGCCTCCGTTCCCTCAAGTGCACACGAGCCAGTCCAAGTCCCTTTACGACGATAAAAACGGTGGATACCATCACCAGTACATATTCCACAACAACAACggggaaaggaaaaacaaTCAGCAAGCAACCTCGTACCAATTGTTCAGCAACCAGGGAATCAGCTCGACAACCGTTCAACCGGGTCAACCGGTTCATCATCAGATCAGGTACGGCTCGACTTCGAGCCCTCAGATCATCCGCAGCAACGAACCGTCCACTGTCACGCCGTTGTTCCACCACTCGACCTCGTCCACCATACAAACGTTGTTGAACAGCAATGGGAATGGGGTGATAAATCCTATTTTTCATAACCACGGGATAACCGCCAGCACCACGGAGCAATTTGTCCACAGTAACAATCCCAGAGAGACGTCCCACTATCGTGAACAGATATCGGGGGAGCAGAGCGTCAGACCTTTGGAGGCTATCCAATCGACCAGTAAAGGAAAG ATCTCAAAATTGACGATCTCGCCTGTTCCAACGTCGGAATCGTCGTCACGAACCGGGCAAACGAAAAGCCAGACCTCCCAACAGCAGCAAAGAATCTCGGGAAACTTCCTTCCAACCCCGGCAACCGACGAAACGACGATCAGATCCTTCTATCCAACCCCGAGAACCTCGTCGAAACCGCCCCAAACCTCCCAACCCGTTAACGAACAAGTCACTCAGCACATACACGTGCTGCCACCTATACCGATCCCTCAATTGAAGCCCCACCAGATCACCATCAACCTGCCGCCCCCAGATCTTCAGAGAATAGTCCAGAACCCCTCGTCCTTGCTACCTTCTCAATCCAGGGTAATCGTGACGGCCAAAGCAAGCGTGAGCGACGAATCTGGCAGACCTCTGAACACCACCCAGTTGGTCACTCTTCCCCTTCCGACCATTCCTGCCAGCTACGACGATTACAAGGAGGGTGACGAGTCGTTCGATCCTTTCTACAGGGACGTCCCTAAAATTCGGAACGGCAGACGTGCAGTGGTCGACGAAGGGAAAAGTGGTTGGAGGGTGAAGAGATCGAAGAATTCTATGGTTTCTTATGGCGAGGAAGAAGGTTCCGAGAAGAATAGGGGAGTGGCAAGTAGTTCGAACGTTGAGAACGAGAGTGACGGAAgggattttcgatcgatcaaagaGAGTCTGATGAGGTTCAGGGATATCTTGTTCGGGGACGAGTTCACGGAGGAGGCTATTCGTAACGCGTTCGAGGGGAGCAGGTTACAgggaattgataaaagtatCGTTAATGGGGAGAAGGATTCCGAGTTGGAGGATCTGGAAACGAAGGCCTCTAAGAATTTCAAGGCGAGGGAATACGAGGATGATACGGAAGAAGAGGAGCAGGAGGACGAAAGGAGTAAATCTGATGAACAGTTTGATATTCCTGATTTGAGGTCGGATACTCAGGACGAAGAAGGTGAAGAATACGTTGATGTGGATGAGGAAGGGAAAGATGAATCGGATTCGAAGGAGGATGAAGAAGAGGGacaagaaatttcgaatgagAAGATTAACGACGAAAGTGAGAAAGATGAGGTCAGAAAACCGGAACGAGTCATCGATGTCGTTGTTCTTGATCCAGAAGAATACTCGAAATCTAAAGATGAACACGTTTCCACGACTGAAGAAGCAACTATTAAAATGGAAAGAGAATCCACgcaagattcgaaaaattcgaaagaccAACGTGACGTCGTTGAAGATAAAATACAGAAGGAAAGTGAAGAAGgcgaaaaaagaagggaaaaatcgaaagagtTGAAGCCAATTGCTGGAAGAAAAAGTTCGAGGATCAGATCTAGAGGAAAAGTAAGTtcaaggaaaaaggaaaataacgaATCTGTCAAATCAATTGATGATAATCTTCCTGAACAAAATGTGGAAACAAGTACAACGAGAGTGAATCCTGAGATTGAACAGATTGACGAGAATATATTTGAGGAACCAGAATCTCAAACTTCGAAGGAAGTCGATACCAGAGCTGTGAACAAGCATGGTGGTTATTTAAAGAGTCTGCAGACGGGTAAGGAACAGGATTCGGGGAAAGAGAATCGAAAAGGAGAGGTTAACGAGTACGAGACCTCGGAAAAGCAATCTAAAGCTTTGGAAACTTCTCATGAAGAAGAGTCCAAGAAGATTTTGAAAGATGAAGAGAACGTGAACTTTGATGAAGGACAAGttggaggaaaaaaggaaacaaaatttGAAGACGAAGAAATGGAACGAAAGCCTGAAACGCTTAAGAAGAATTCCTCGATTGAACGCGAAAGCGTGGAAGACGAATCGACCACAGTTCTCAATGGCGAAGATTTTGAAGAGGATAGctacgaaatgaaaaattctcagGAGGAGAAAAGCGCGAAGCTCGAAGATTCTTCAGAAGAAgatttctctcttctcaaATCGAAGGATAAAAACGCGAAAATTGAAAGCGaagaaggggaagaaaaagagtATTCCACGACTGCTAGGAAGGAGGAAATCAATTCTCAAGAAGATTCGACAGAGCAGCGTGACTCTACCGAGGCATTCTACGAAAGTACTTACGAAATGGATGAGGATAACGACTACAAAGATTCTGAAAATTCCGAAGACACCACTATTTCTTCCCTGGAACGTGCTATTTCCGAAGAAACGCCAAAGGAAGAAATTCTCGAGAAACGTATTTTGAGCGATCAGGAAGAAAGTACCGAAGGGGTTCTTAAATTCACCGATGAATTACCCAAGGATAGAAGAGAGGACGGAATATTGGAATCTAAGAAATCGTCAGAAATTGTCGATAACACCGCTCATGATTACGTTGATGATAATTACGAGCCCGATAATTACAAAGAACGTGAATCTTCAAACTCTAATAGTCTAAGCGACGAGAAGAGTAACAAAGAAATGTTGGCCGATGGGAAAGTAGAGGATACTGATGAGAAAATTGAAGAGGACATATTGGAAACTACGACGGAGTCTGAAAAAACTGAGGGAACTGAGAATCCTGAAGACTTTAACACGGAGAAGACAGATTTATTACAGACGACAACGTCAACAaccacaacaacaacaactactactactactacgaCAACAACCGTTCGACCAACACctccaaaattattcaaaccaATCTCTGctaggaaaaattataattacatacctCCAACGACGACTCCGAATCCCGTGATAATCAAACCTAGAATAAGCCTTCTCAATCCCAAACCGGCAAAGCCGCCTAAATCTTACAACGAGTTGGCACCAAAACCAGTGATCAGAAAACTAACCTTGCTGACTCGCAAACCGACAACCATGATGGCTATCACGACGGCCATGGAGGAGAATTTGATGGAAACCACGGAAATATCGACTGTACAGTCGACAATAATTGCCAATATGAGTGAAAATGGGAACGAAGAAAATGTGCTCGAGGACAAATTAAAGCTTGTCAACGAGATGGAACGGGGAGACAACATTTCGGCAAAGAGTAAGGATGATCAGGACTCCAGTCCAAGCGAACAAAAATCCCCGACGAACGTCAAGAAGGAAGAGAACGAGGAAGAGAGTTTCACACCTTATCCTATCTCTAGATTATCCACTACTCTTGCCTCCACTACTGAAAACTTGATGGAAATCGAGTCAGCTAGCACAGAGTCCTTAGAAAAGTCAAATAAGAGTTTTATTTTGGTAGACGTGGAAATAGTGAGTACGACAACTTTATCGACGACTTTTGCCGATTATCCCGATGAATCATCATCTCCAACCATGAATCCAACTACTACGCAAGATGAAACATCGATTGCATCGTCGACCAAATTCATAGATGTTCAAAATATGACAGAAGTTTCTGTCATCGCTTCAACTCCTCGAACGATGACCTCTTCGGAGTCCTCATCGACGACTGAGAGACACGTGGAAGAGATGGAATCGACAACGATCAGGCCTTTGAGTCGAAAATCGACATCGTTGAAAAGGCGAGACGGTTTCAATTGCCTGGAGAAGGAGATGTACCGTTTCTATGGTGACAATAGGGACTGTAGGTTGTTTCATTATTGTTCTCCCGGATTTACGTCGAGGCAAGTGCTCGATTTCCGATTCGTGTGTGAAGAGGACACCATTTTTGACGAAGAAAGCCAAAGTTGTCGCCATAATGTTAAGAACAAAAAATGCCTGAAAAGACAGTGGTAA
- the LOC102655072 gene encoding microtubule-associated protein futsch-like isoform X1: MSFNSHENFIKTWIFHTFGDRLKAELIALAMNLALHGFLLQVILSILNLQHGSLLCSAGEPGYLDFDNLPETNFSCQGKVIGGYYADVEVGCQMFHVCTIGQKDLVSDEIMDIKFLCLNGTVFDQETRVCERVDEVDCSKSERFYNLNLELYGNNAVTLSLHENSEDDVDQSDPTDEHHQRTTSARPTTTTTSTTTSKPSKSSSTTPASNSFPHPTGYPQHYQPQPPFPQVHTSQSKSLYDDKNGGYHHQYIFHNNNGERKNNQQATSYQLFSNQGISSTTVQPGQPVHHQIRYGSTSSPQIIRSNEPSTVTPLFHHSTSSTIQTLLNSNGNGVINPIFHNHGITASTTEQFVHSNNPRETSHYREQISGEQSVRPLEAIQSTSKGKISKLTISPVPTSESSSRTGQTKSQTSQQQQRISGNFLPTPATDETTIRSFYPTPRTSSKPPQTSQPVNEQVTQHIHVLPPIPIPQLKPHQITINLPPPDLQRIVQNPSSLLPSQSRVIVTAKASVSDESGRPLNTTQLVTLPLPTIPASYDDYKEGDESFDPFYRDVPKIRNGRRAVVDEGKSGWRVKRSKNSMVSYGEEEGSEKNRGVASSSNVENESDGRDFRSIKESLMRFRDILFGDEFTEEAIRNAFEGSRLQGIDKSIVNGEKDSELEDLETKASKNFKAREYEDDTEEEEQEDERSKSDEQFDIPDLRSDTQDEEGEEYVDVDEEGKDESDSKEDEEEGQEISNEKINDESEKDEVRKPERVIDVVVLDPEEYSKSKDEHVSTTEEATIKMERESTQDSKNSKDQRDVVEDKIQKESEEGEKRREKSKELKPIAGRKSSRIRSRGKVSSRKKENNESVKSIDDNLPEQNVETSTTRVNPEIEQIDENIFEEPESQTSKEVDTRAVNKHGGYLKSLQTGKEQDSGKENRKGEVNEYETSEKQSKALETSHEEESKKILKDEENVNFDEGQVGGKKETKFEDEEMERKPETLKKNSSIERESVEDESTTVLNGEDFEEDSYEMKNSQEEKSAKLEDSSEEDFSLLKSKDKNAKIESEEGEEKEYSTTARKEEINSQEDSTEQRDSTEAFYESTYEMDEDNDYKDSENSEDTTISSLERAISEETPKEEILEKRILSDQEESTEGVLKFTDELPKDRREDGILESKKSSEIVDNTAHDYVDDNYEPDNYKERESSNSNSLSDEKSNKEMLADGKVEDTDEKIEEDILETTTESEKTEGTENPEDFNTEKTDLLQTTTSTTTTTTTTTTTTTTTVRPTPPKLFKPISARKNYNYIPPTTTPNPVIIKPRISLLNPKPAKPPKSYNELAPKPVIRKLTLLTRKPTTMMAITTAMEENLMETTEISTVQSTIIANMSENGNEENVLEDKLKLVNEMERGDNISAKSKDDQDSSPSEQKSPTNVKKEENEEESFTPYPISRLSTTLASTTENLMEIESASTESLEKSNKSFILVDVEIVSTTTLSTTFADYPDESSSPTMNPTTTQDETSIASSTKFIDVQNMTEVSVIASTPRTMTSSESSSTTERHVEEMESTTIRPLSRKSTSLKRRDGFNCLEKEMYRFYGDNRDCRLFHYCSPGFTSRQVLDFRFVCEEDTIFDEESQSCRHNVKNKKCLKRQW; this comes from the exons TTATATTGTCGATTCTCAACCTCCAGCATGGCTCCTTGTTATGCAGCGCGGGGGAACCTGGC TATTTGGACTTCGACAATTTGCCAGAGACGAATTTCTCGTGCCAGGGGAAAGTGATCGGTGGATATTACGCCGATGTTGAAGTCGGATGTCAAATGTTCCACGTTTGCACCATCGGTCAAAAAG ACTTGGTTTCAGACGAGATTATGGACATAAAGTTCCTCTGTCTGAATGGGACCGTGTTCGATCAGGAAACCAGGGTTTGCGAGAGGGTCGACGAGGTCGATTGCAGCAAGAGCGAGCGATTCTACAACCTGAATTTGGAACTCTATGGAAACAACGCGGTCACTCTCAG TTTGCACGAAAACAGCGAGGACGACGTCGATCAATCGGATCCAACGGACGAGCATCATCAACGTACCACGTCGGCTCGACCCACCACAACGACGACCAGCACGACGACGTCGAAACCGAGCAAATCGTCCAGCACCACGCCAGCATCCAACTCCTTCCCCCACCCCACCGGCTATCCCCAACACTATCAACCTCAGCCTCCGTTCCCTCAAGTGCACACGAGCCAGTCCAAGTCCCTTTACGACGATAAAAACGGTGGATACCATCACCAGTACATATTCCACAACAACAACggggaaaggaaaaacaaTCAGCAAGCAACCTCGTACCAATTGTTCAGCAACCAGGGAATCAGCTCGACAACCGTTCAACCGGGTCAACCGGTTCATCATCAGATCAGGTACGGCTCGACTTCGAGCCCTCAGATCATCCGCAGCAACGAACCGTCCACTGTCACGCCGTTGTTCCACCACTCGACCTCGTCCACCATACAAACGTTGTTGAACAGCAATGGGAATGGGGTGATAAATCCTATTTTTCATAACCACGGGATAACCGCCAGCACCACGGAGCAATTTGTCCACAGTAACAATCCCAGAGAGACGTCCCACTATCGTGAACAGATATCGGGGGAGCAGAGCGTCAGACCTTTGGAGGCTATCCAATCGACCAGTAAAGGAAAG ATCTCAAAATTGACGATCTCGCCTGTTCCAACGTCGGAATCGTCGTCACGAACCGGGCAAACGAAAAGCCAGACCTCCCAACAGCAGCAAAGAATCTCGGGAAACTTCCTTCCAACCCCGGCAACCGACGAAACGACGATCAGATCCTTCTATCCAACCCCGAGAACCTCGTCGAAACCGCCCCAAACCTCCCAACCCGTTAACGAACAAGTCACTCAGCACATACACGTGCTGCCACCTATACCGATCCCTCAATTGAAGCCCCACCAGATCACCATCAACCTGCCGCCCCCAGATCTTCAGAGAATAGTCCAGAACCCCTCGTCCTTGCTACCTTCTCAATCCAGGGTAATCGTGACGGCCAAAGCAAGCGTGAGCGACGAATCTGGCAGACCTCTGAACACCACCCAGTTGGTCACTCTTCCCCTTCCGACCATTCCTGCCAGCTACGACGATTACAAGGAGGGTGACGAGTCGTTCGATCCTTTCTACAGGGACGTCCCTAAAATTCGGAACGGCAGACGTGCAGTGGTCGACGAAGGGAAAAGTGGTTGGAGGGTGAAGAGATCGAAGAATTCTATGGTTTCTTATGGCGAGGAAGAAGGTTCCGAGAAGAATAGGGGAGTGGCAAGTAGTTCGAACGTTGAGAACGAGAGTGACGGAAgggattttcgatcgatcaaagaGAGTCTGATGAGGTTCAGGGATATCTTGTTCGGGGACGAGTTCACGGAGGAGGCTATTCGTAACGCGTTCGAGGGGAGCAGGTTACAgggaattgataaaagtatCGTTAATGGGGAGAAGGATTCCGAGTTGGAGGATCTGGAAACGAAGGCCTCTAAGAATTTCAAGGCGAGGGAATACGAGGATGATACGGAAGAAGAGGAGCAGGAGGACGAAAGGAGTAAATCTGATGAACAGTTTGATATTCCTGATTTGAGGTCGGATACTCAGGACGAAGAAGGTGAAGAATACGTTGATGTGGATGAGGAAGGGAAAGATGAATCGGATTCGAAGGAGGATGAAGAAGAGGGacaagaaatttcgaatgagAAGATTAACGACGAAAGTGAGAAAGATGAGGTCAGAAAACCGGAACGAGTCATCGATGTCGTTGTTCTTGATCCAGAAGAATACTCGAAATCTAAAGATGAACACGTTTCCACGACTGAAGAAGCAACTATTAAAATGGAAAGAGAATCCACgcaagattcgaaaaattcgaaagaccAACGTGACGTCGTTGAAGATAAAATACAGAAGGAAAGTGAAGAAGgcgaaaaaagaagggaaaaatcgaaagagtTGAAGCCAATTGCTGGAAGAAAAAGTTCGAGGATCAGATCTAGAGGAAAAGTAAGTtcaaggaaaaaggaaaataacgaATCTGTCAAATCAATTGATGATAATCTTCCTGAACAAAATGTGGAAACAAGTACAACGAGAGTGAATCCTGAGATTGAACAGATTGACGAGAATATATTTGAGGAACCAGAATCTCAAACTTCGAAGGAAGTCGATACCAGAGCTGTGAACAAGCATGGTGGTTATTTAAAGAGTCTGCAGACGGGTAAGGAACAGGATTCGGGGAAAGAGAATCGAAAAGGAGAGGTTAACGAGTACGAGACCTCGGAAAAGCAATCTAAAGCTTTGGAAACTTCTCATGAAGAAGAGTCCAAGAAGATTTTGAAAGATGAAGAGAACGTGAACTTTGATGAAGGACAAGttggaggaaaaaaggaaacaaaatttGAAGACGAAGAAATGGAACGAAAGCCTGAAACGCTTAAGAAGAATTCCTCGATTGAACGCGAAAGCGTGGAAGACGAATCGACCACAGTTCTCAATGGCGAAGATTTTGAAGAGGATAGctacgaaatgaaaaattctcagGAGGAGAAAAGCGCGAAGCTCGAAGATTCTTCAGAAGAAgatttctctcttctcaaATCGAAGGATAAAAACGCGAAAATTGAAAGCGaagaaggggaagaaaaagagtATTCCACGACTGCTAGGAAGGAGGAAATCAATTCTCAAGAAGATTCGACAGAGCAGCGTGACTCTACCGAGGCATTCTACGAAAGTACTTACGAAATGGATGAGGATAACGACTACAAAGATTCTGAAAATTCCGAAGACACCACTATTTCTTCCCTGGAACGTGCTATTTCCGAAGAAACGCCAAAGGAAGAAATTCTCGAGAAACGTATTTTGAGCGATCAGGAAGAAAGTACCGAAGGGGTTCTTAAATTCACCGATGAATTACCCAAGGATAGAAGAGAGGACGGAATATTGGAATCTAAGAAATCGTCAGAAATTGTCGATAACACCGCTCATGATTACGTTGATGATAATTACGAGCCCGATAATTACAAAGAACGTGAATCTTCAAACTCTAATAGTCTAAGCGACGAGAAGAGTAACAAAGAAATGTTGGCCGATGGGAAAGTAGAGGATACTGATGAGAAAATTGAAGAGGACATATTGGAAACTACGACGGAGTCTGAAAAAACTGAGGGAACTGAGAATCCTGAAGACTTTAACACGGAGAAGACAGATTTATTACAGACGACAACGTCAACAaccacaacaacaacaactactactactactacgaCAACAACCGTTCGACCAACACctccaaaattattcaaaccaATCTCTGctaggaaaaattataattacatacctCCAACGACGACTCCGAATCCCGTGATAATCAAACCTAGAATAAGCCTTCTCAATCCCAAACCGGCAAAGCCGCCTAAATCTTACAACGAGTTGGCACCAAAACCAGTGATCAGAAAACTAACCTTGCTGACTCGCAAACCGACAACCATGATGGCTATCACGACGGCCATGGAGGAGAATTTGATGGAAACCACGGAAATATCGACTGTACAGTCGACAATAATTGCCAATATGAGTGAAAATGGGAACGAAGAAAATGTGCTCGAGGACAAATTAAAGCTTGTCAACGAGATGGAACGGGGAGACAACATTTCGGCAAAGAGTAAGGATGATCAGGACTCCAGTCCAAGCGAACAAAAATCCCCGACGAACGTCAAGAAGGAAGAGAACGAGGAAGAGAGTTTCACACCTTATCCTATCTCTAGATTATCCACTACTCTTGCCTCCACTACTGAAAACTTGATGGAAATCGAGTCAGCTAGCACAGAGTCCTTAGAAAAGTCAAATAAGAGTTTTATTTTGGTAGACGTGGAAATAGTGAGTACGACAACTTTATCGACGACTTTTGCCGATTATCCCGATGAATCATCATCTCCAACCATGAATCCAACTACTACGCAAGATGAAACATCGATTGCATCGTCGACCAAATTCATAGATGTTCAAAATATGACAGAAGTTTCTGTCATCGCTTCAACTCCTCGAACGATGACCTCTTCGGAGTCCTCATCGACGACTGAGAGACACGTGGAAGAGATGGAATCGACAACGATCAGGCCTTTGAGTCGAAAATCGACATCGTTGAAAAGGCGAGACGGTTTCAATTGCCTGGAGAAGGAGATGTACCGTTTCTATGGTGACAATAGGGACTGTAGGTTGTTTCATTATTGTTCTCCCGGATTTACGTCGAGGCAAGTGCTCGATTTCCGATTCGTGTGTGAAGAGGACACCATTTTTGACGAAGAAAGCCAAAGTTGTCGCCATAATGTTAAGAACAAAAAATGCCTGAAAAGACAGTGGTAA